The sequence CTAGTGTTGCGAACACAAAGTTCTGCAATGTAGGGGGTTTGGGGGCTTCGCCCCCAAGAAGGGGTTTCACCCCTTCACCCCTTTCAAAACTTATTTTTTGCTGTACTAGAATAGGCGATCGCCAACCTCAGCACTTCACCTGATTGGATCAGGGTTTAGGGCAGTTTGTAGCTCGCTACTCGCAGGGTCAGTTCTCCCTGTTGCGGATCTTCGCTAAAGACAAAGGCTCCCTCTTCAGTTTCACCGCCTGAGAGAAAGTCGATTTGCTGCTCTGCTGATTCGGTTACTTCACCGTTGACTTCTAACTCAGCCATGATTTGCACCGACTCCGCCGTACTACCTCCCGTGTTGCTCACCTCAAAGGGGAGATAATAATTTCCCTCTGCTTCTCGAACCTCTCCAGACTCGCGAATGCTGATTTGGGGGTCGTCCTGATAGTTTGTACCAAACCAAACATAGAGCACTAATCCGACAATCCCAGCGAGAATACAGGAAGCAATACCAAAGGTGACCCACTCCGCTGGGGTGCGGGATGGTTGCTCCTGCTCTGTTGCTTGAGAGGATGTTTTAGGGGATTGAGTTTGACTCATACAGCTAACCTCCCAGCCGCACCACCAATCGTGGCAGGCAATCCTAAAATCAACGTGTAACTCAGCCACATACTCCACGGGTCATCAAAACTGAGCTGATCAAAAAACCACAACATCACCGCTGCGGCTGCCAGTGACACTAGATACGACATCACCGTTTCACTCAACGGACGCTGAAAAATTCCCCGTTGCTGTTTGCGTTTTTTTTGGTCTGAAAAGTTTGCCTCAAACACAATGCCATAGGATATCAGCAAGGATGTCACGATGATGGCAATCAGCCAGGGTGGAGACACTGCCGAAGAGAGCATGGCAACCTCATCGGTGGGGGCGATGTTAAACGCAATAAATAAAGAGCCAATCAAGGTACCGCCAATATCAGACAAGGTGTCATTGATGGCAGGAGAAGAGGTTTGAGATGAGCCAGACTGCCTGCCTCTAGACTCGGTTGTCTCCTGACCGTTGCCATTGTCATCGGCTCTTAGAAGTTGTCGGGCAAGAGCAACTCCCAGCGTGAAGGGCACACCTTCATAGATGATCTTGCCTAACGCCTCATCCAGAGGAGTACTGGGGGCAATTTCGCGAAGTAAGGTCAAAATCAAAGCGGCGCAGGCTAATCCCAACGCGATCGCCTCCACACTATCCATAGCGGCATCCTGGAGGTTTGTGTCTCTGGTATTACGGAACCCAGAAGTGCGATTCAGCATAAAGACAACAACAAACGTAGCGGCGATCGCGATTAGCATTCGGGGCGGTTCGATAAATGAGCCAATCCACCACACTTCCATGGTGTAAAGCAGAGGAATGCCAAATAGAAACCCGCCACAGGCACCCCGAACAATATCTCGAATCTCAGTTCTCCAGATTTGCTGTCGTTTGGCTGACCTCATACATCCTCAAACAAACCTCATCTCTTAATTTTTCCTCAGAGGTATTCCAGGAGACATCATCACTAAGAGGGAGCTAAGGAGGGGAGGGTGTGGGGGTGTGAGGGAGGAAGGGTGTGAGGGTGGGAGGGTGTGAGGGTGTGAGGGTGTGAGGGTGTGAGGGTGTGGGGTGAGAAATCTTTTTTGAATGACTCATCGCAATTGACCATTGACCATTAACCATTGACCATTAACCATTGACCATTAACCATTGACCACTAACCATTGACCGTTGACCATTAACCATTAACCATTGCCCCTTAACAAATGACCCATACCCCTCAGGAATCTATGTTGTGAGGTAACGATACCTGCTAAAGTGTTTTACTCGTTATCCCTCAGCACTCCACACTGCTTTATGGTCAACACGGTCACAATTACAGTTCCAGGTACAACCTCAAACGTCGGTCCAGGTTTTGACTGTCTTGGAGCCGCTTTGACCCTCCGCAATGACTTCAAATTCACTCCGTTACAAGGTGAACCAGAGTGCCAAATTGCGGTTTTAGGCATGGAGCCAGGGGTAATTCCAGGTGGGCGATCGCAGTCGATCAAGCTGGATTCAAGTAACCTGGTCTATCAGTCGTTTTTGAAGTGTTATGAGTACCTGGAGCAGTCGCCCCCCGGAGTGCAGATCGATATGCAGGTGCGGGTGCCGTTTTCACGGGGGTTGGGTAGCTCGGCAACCGCAATTGTCGGGGGATTAGTGGGAGCG is a genomic window of Oscillatoria sp. FACHB-1407 containing:
- a CDS encoding TIGR02587 family membrane protein; this encodes MRSAKRQQIWRTEIRDIVRGACGGFLFGIPLLYTMEVWWIGSFIEPPRMLIAIAATFVVVFMLNRTSGFRNTRDTNLQDAAMDSVEAIALGLACAALILTLLREIAPSTPLDEALGKIIYEGVPFTLGVALARQLLRADDNGNGQETTESRGRQSGSSQTSSPAINDTLSDIGGTLIGSLFIAFNIAPTDEVAMLSSAVSPPWLIAIIVTSLLISYGIVFEANFSDQKKRKQQRGIFQRPLSETVMSYLVSLAAAAVMLWFFDQLSFDDPWSMWLSYTLILGLPATIGGAAGRLAV
- a CDS encoding TIGR02588 family protein, coding for MSQTQSPKTSSQATEQEQPSRTPAEWVTFGIASCILAGIVGLVLYVWFGTNYQDDPQISIRESGEVREAEGNYYLPFEVSNTGGSTAESVQIMAELEVNGEVTESAEQQIDFLSGGETEEGAFVFSEDPQQGELTLRVASYKLP